In a single window of the Ruminococcus albus 7 = DSM 20455 genome:
- a CDS encoding ABC transporter permease gives MKKKKIGISVVLMFFIMLSVCMLSAGTLILVQLFSAINNLYATAQPPHFLQMHKGGVDTNVLENLAESDPNVTDWQLMEMLNIDNTQIWVTKSDGVRVPFSDCLIDLGIIRQPEKYDLLLDTENQRVTPARGEIGVPLILLDRYDMEIGDTVTLSDGSFTIDLTITSFLRDAQMNSTLCSSTRFLMNEADWQEVRSNMGSIEYIIEYYFNDPAYATEFQTKYENSGMPKEGQAITYTLLKLVSSLPDLMTVVIMILMSIILMLISAMCLRFTILAAMEEEIEDIGILKAIGVSFRDIRKMYLYRYRLLIIIGCILGCLIAVPVNKLLVSHITNAFGKPSFSILMILFPLIAAIIIYLADIAICKKILKRVKKVSVIDTIKGQAEVKQAGKRDAVRKTASGSMKKLPVDWWMAWKKLLLHKRSWMLLTFVVAAAYCMMLLSTNVLTTFRSPEFISYMGQQKCDIMISVTSAERLSERYDKVSSMLKNDTAVTKIVQDAFVVQSAKNQDGEWENIHIACSGSAGSGLQYLEGNAPQQADEIALSYLNAKKYGVGANDPLTVVIDRKEMTLQVCGVYQDVSNGGYTAKMQTQYDPKAVYRYDFLVNFQDGTDVSAKADVYSEALGTDANVKSMYVFVQQTLSGLTDQFGSVVNVIVSVTVGLMILITELLMLLILLKNRKQTAIQRVTGFSVRDIRKQYVIQTLLATFFGLILGTVLVILVGEKAVSAVIGMTGMGLRSLTFISVPWLVYLLYPLLLLAATLITAYLCTNKIKSDVKLMQLVKS, from the coding sequence ATGAAAAAAAAGAAAATCGGAATCAGCGTAGTGCTGATGTTCTTCATTATGCTGTCGGTCTGTATGTTGTCTGCGGGAACGCTGATTCTGGTTCAGCTTTTCAGTGCGATCAACAATCTGTATGCTACAGCACAGCCGCCTCATTTTTTGCAGATGCATAAGGGCGGTGTTGATACAAATGTACTGGAAAATCTGGCGGAATCAGATCCGAACGTAACTGACTGGCAGCTTATGGAGATGCTGAATATTGACAATACGCAGATCTGGGTAACAAAGTCTGATGGTGTCAGAGTACCTTTTTCGGACTGCCTGATCGATCTTGGCATAATACGGCAGCCGGAAAAATACGATCTGCTGCTTGATACAGAGAATCAGCGTGTGACGCCTGCACGCGGCGAAATTGGTGTGCCGCTGATCCTGCTGGATCGGTATGATATGGAGATCGGAGATACGGTAACGCTGTCTGACGGTAGTTTTACCATCGATCTGACCATTACGTCATTTTTGCGAGATGCGCAGATGAACAGTACCCTCTGTTCATCGACGCGTTTTCTGATGAATGAAGCGGATTGGCAGGAAGTTCGATCAAATATGGGCTCCATCGAGTATATCATTGAATACTATTTTAATGATCCTGCATACGCGACGGAATTTCAGACTAAATACGAAAATTCAGGTATGCCGAAGGAGGGACAGGCAATTACATATACACTGCTGAAGCTTGTCAGCAGTCTGCCTGATCTTATGACAGTGGTAATCATGATTCTGATGAGCATCATTCTGATGTTGATTTCCGCGATGTGCCTGCGTTTTACGATCCTCGCAGCAATGGAGGAAGAGATCGAGGATATCGGCATTCTGAAGGCGATCGGAGTTTCTTTCCGTGATATTCGTAAGATGTATCTTTACAGATACCGTCTGCTCATAATAATCGGATGCATACTGGGCTGTCTGATAGCGGTACCCGTAAATAAGTTACTTGTTTCACATATCACAAATGCATTCGGAAAGCCGTCATTCAGTATACTGATGATATTATTTCCGCTGATTGCAGCCATAATTATATATCTTGCGGACATTGCGATCTGCAAAAAGATCCTGAAGCGGGTAAAGAAAGTGTCTGTGATCGATACTATCAAAGGACAGGCGGAGGTCAAGCAGGCAGGAAAGAGAGATGCTGTAAGAAAAACAGCATCAGGCTCAATGAAGAAACTGCCTGTTGACTGGTGGATGGCATGGAAAAAGCTCCTGCTTCATAAGCGCTCATGGATGCTGCTGACATTCGTTGTAGCAGCGGCATACTGTATGATGCTGCTTTCAACGAATGTACTGACCACATTCCGTTCCCCAGAGTTTATCTCTTATATGGGACAACAGAAATGCGATATAATGATCAGCGTAACCTCTGCGGAAAGGCTGTCGGAGCGATATGATAAGGTCAGCTCCATGCTGAAAAACGATACCGCTGTAACGAAGATCGTGCAGGATGCATTTGTTGTACAGAGTGCTAAGAATCAGGACGGCGAATGGGAAAACATCCATATTGCCTGCTCTGGATCGGCAGGCAGCGGATTGCAGTACCTGGAAGGTAATGCGCCGCAACAGGCAGATGAAATTGCGCTTTCGTATCTTAATGCAAAGAAATACGGTGTCGGTGCAAACGATCCGCTGACCGTTGTCATTGATCGGAAAGAGATGACGCTGCAGGTCTGCGGTGTCTATCAGGATGTTTCAAACGGCGGTTATACTGCAAAAATGCAGACGCAGTATGATCCGAAAGCGGTTTACCGCTATGATTTTCTTGTGAATTTTCAGGACGGCACAGATGTCTCTGCAAAGGCGGATGTATATTCAGAAGCACTCGGAACAGATGCAAATGTGAAGAGTATGTACGTTTTTGTACAGCAGACACTTTCAGGTCTGACCGATCAGTTCGGCAGTGTGGTGAATGTGATCGTATCGGTAACGGTCGGTCTGATGATCCTCATCACAGAGCTGCTGATGCTCCTGATTCTGCTAAAAAACAGAAAACAGACTGCGATCCAGCGCGTGACCGGTTTCTCTGTACGGGATATACGTAAGCAATATGTCATTCAGACACTGCTGGCTACATTCTTCGGTCTGATTCTGGGCACAGTTCTGGTGATACTGGTCGGAGAGAAGGCGGTAAGTGCAGTCATCGGCATGACAGGCATGGGTCTGCGCAGTCTGACTTTTATTTCAGTGCCTTGGCTGGTCTATCTGCTCTACCCGCTGCTGTTGCTGGCGGCTACACTGATCACAGCCTATC
- a CDS encoding MFS transporter gives MKNFIYIWIGELISSIGTGMTSFALSVYVYQTYGNASAVSLVTLLAFLPSILLSPIAGLLADRFNRRILMVCGDSLSALGLIFILLNMQFGTLQLWMICVGVTISSFFSSLLNPAYKATITDLLTEEQYAKASGMVQIASSAQFLISPFIASILLSFYDIRLILMIDICTIIVTVITILLVNRHIKEKPHKKENFNALKDLKEGFASVIRHPGIRILVFLMSFACFTLGLLQTMLSPMVLSFTDSKSLGYLESLSAIGMLVGSIVIGVMSIKKNFCRVLFIGLALNGLGMIGIGMTCNFRIIICSGLLIFITLPFINVSADTMARINIPNEVQGRAWGVISILSQFGCLLSYGLSGIMADHIFCPMLENNGILANSFGRIFGTGHGRGIGLMVSMCGVLVLVVLVIMMRSKALREMDVTSEEPVESAAITN, from the coding sequence ATGAAGAACTTTATCTACATTTGGATCGGAGAATTGATTTCAAGCATAGGAACGGGAATGACCTCATTTGCGCTGAGTGTCTATGTTTATCAGACATACGGCAACGCATCTGCAGTATCATTGGTGACATTACTCGCTTTTCTTCCAAGTATTTTGCTGAGTCCGATAGCCGGTTTACTTGCAGACCGTTTTAACCGAAGAATTCTGATGGTCTGCGGCGATTCGCTTTCAGCACTGGGTCTGATTTTCATACTGCTGAATATGCAGTTCGGAACCCTGCAGCTATGGATGATATGTGTCGGTGTGACTATAAGTTCCTTCTTTTCTTCCCTGCTGAATCCTGCATACAAAGCAACAATTACAGATCTGCTGACAGAAGAGCAATACGCAAAAGCAAGTGGAATGGTACAGATCGCATCCTCGGCACAGTTTCTTATCTCGCCGTTTATTGCGAGTATTTTGCTTAGCTTTTACGATATCAGACTGATTCTTATGATAGATATCTGCACAATTATCGTAACGGTCATTACGATTTTACTGGTCAACAGACATATCAAAGAAAAGCCACACAAGAAGGAGAACTTCAATGCGCTGAAGGATCTGAAAGAAGGCTTTGCCAGCGTGATCCGGCATCCCGGCATCCGTATACTTGTGTTTTTGATGTCCTTTGCCTGCTTCACCCTCGGGCTCTTGCAGACCATGCTTTCTCCGATGGTTCTTTCATTTACGGATTCAAAGAGCCTCGGATATCTGGAATCGCTCAGTGCCATCGGTATGCTGGTCGGAAGTATCGTGATCGGCGTAATGTCCATCAAGAAAAACTTCTGCCGTGTGTTATTTATCGGTCTTGCACTAAACGGCCTCGGAATGATCGGAATCGGTATGACCTGCAATTTTAGGATTATAATATGCAGCGGTTTACTTATCTTTATAACACTTCCGTTTATAAATGTATCAGCAGATACTATGGCACGTATTAATATTCCGAATGAAGTACAGGGGCGTGCATGGGGTGTCATCAGTATCCTCTCACAGTTCGGATGTCTGCTTTCCTACGGCTTGTCAGGTATCATGGCAGACCATATATTCTGTCCGATGCTTGAAAACAATGGCATCCTTGCAAACAGCTTCGGAAGGATCTTCGGCACCGGTCACGGAAGAGGTATCGGTCTGATGGTGAGTATGTGCGGTGTTCTTGTACTTGTGGTTCTGGTGATCATGATGCGCTCGAAGGCACTGCGTGAGATGGATGTTACATCCGAAGAACCGGTTGAATCTGCAGCAATCACTAATTAG